A single region of the Longimicrobium sp. genome encodes:
- a CDS encoding sulfotransferase, whose protein sequence is MKLDLVGIGPQRAGTTWLYECLRGHPDLCFPQGVKETFFFDLRFGNGEAWYASHFRHARPGQRLAEVGPTYLEHPEAARRVREHSPGALVVANLRHPAERTFSLYLHHLKKGRVAGSFAAAVEAMPSILEGSRYGTHLPRWFREFGRERVLAVLHDDIAAHPERVLEQVYAFAALAPLPLPATARERVNAASLPRFPLLARAATVGGDWLRQRRLYGPINLAKRLKLKRVYSGG, encoded by the coding sequence ATGAAACTGGACCTGGTCGGAATCGGCCCGCAGCGAGCCGGCACCACCTGGCTGTACGAGTGCCTGCGCGGGCACCCGGACCTGTGCTTTCCCCAGGGCGTCAAGGAAACGTTCTTCTTCGACCTCCGCTTCGGCAATGGCGAAGCGTGGTACGCGTCGCACTTCCGGCACGCGCGTCCCGGGCAGCGGCTGGCCGAGGTGGGCCCCACCTACCTGGAGCACCCCGAGGCGGCCCGGCGCGTCCGCGAGCACAGCCCCGGCGCCCTGGTGGTCGCCAACCTGCGGCACCCGGCCGAGCGCACCTTTTCGCTGTACCTGCACCACCTCAAGAAGGGGCGGGTGGCGGGGTCGTTCGCCGCGGCCGTCGAGGCCATGCCCTCCATCCTGGAGGGGAGCCGCTACGGTACGCACCTTCCCCGCTGGTTCCGCGAGTTCGGGCGGGAGCGGGTGCTGGCCGTGCTTCACGACGACATCGCCGCGCACCCCGAGCGGGTGCTGGAGCAGGTGTACGCGTTCGCCGCCCTGGCGCCCCTTCCGCTGCCGGCCACCGCCCGCGAGCGGGTGAACGCCGCGTCGCTCCCGCGCTTTCCCCTGCTGGCCCGCGCGGCCACCGTCGGCGGCGACTGGCTGCGCCAGCGGCGCCTGTACGGGCCCATCAACCTGGCCAAGCGCCTGAAGCTGAAGCGCGTGTACTCGGGGGGCA